In a single window of the Streptomyces sp. HUAS ZL42 genome:
- a CDS encoding SsgA family sporulation/cell division regulator: MHTMVERELELRLVLSPEHSIPVAARLSYRTEDPFAVHITFHIDSEQPVYWAFARELLVEGVFRPCGQGDVRVWPTKADGRSVVLMALSSPDGDALLEAPAAQVSAWLERTLRVVPPGTEGEQLGMDDALAQLLAR; the protein is encoded by the coding sequence ATGCACACCATGGTGGAGCGCGAGCTGGAGCTCAGACTCGTCCTGTCGCCGGAGCACAGCATCCCCGTCGCGGCCCGGCTCAGCTACCGCACGGAGGACCCGTTCGCCGTGCACATCACCTTCCACATCGACTCCGAGCAGCCCGTGTACTGGGCGTTCGCCCGCGAGTTGCTGGTGGAGGGGGTGTTCCGGCCGTGCGGGCAGGGGGACGTACGGGTGTGGCCGACGAAGGCGGACGGGCGCAGCGTCGTGCTGATGGCGCTGAGTTCACCCGATGGGGACGCCCTGCTCGAGGCGCCCGCCGCGCAGGTGTCGGCCTGGCTGGAGCGGACGCTTCGGGTGGTCCCGCCGGGGACGGAGGGCGAGCAGCTGGGGATGGACGACGCCCTCGCCCAGCTGCTCGCCCGGTGA
- a CDS encoding FAD-binding oxidoreductase: protein MIMSRIEAPRDEATGNLLDRLLAGLPAEAVLTDPDVTASYANDMASFCPAGAPAVVVLPRTVEQVQHVMRTATQLRVPVVPQGARTGLSGGANASEGCIVLSLTKMDRILEISPVDRIAVVEPGVVNATLSRAVGEHGLYYPPDPSSWEMCTIGGNIGTASGGLCCVKYGVTAEYVLGLDVVLADGRLMSTGRRTAKGVAGYDLTRLFVGSEGSLGIVVRAILALRPQPPQQLVLAAEFASAAAACDAVCRIMAGGHVPSLLELMDRTTVKAVNDLGHMGLPETTEALLMAAFDTPDPAADLAAVGELCEAAGATQVVPADDVAESELLLQARRLSLTALEAVKGTTMIDDVCVPRSRLGDMLEGVARIAEKYQLTIGVCAHAGDGNTHPTVCFDAQDPDESRRARESFDEIMALGLELGGTITGEHGVGVLKKEWLAREIGPVGVEMQRAVKQVFDPLGILNPGKLF from the coding sequence GTGATCATGAGCCGTATCGAAGCGCCGCGCGACGAAGCCACCGGCAACCTTCTCGACCGGCTGCTCGCCGGCCTGCCCGCCGAGGCCGTCCTCACCGACCCGGACGTCACGGCCTCCTACGCCAACGACATGGCCAGCTTCTGCCCGGCCGGCGCTCCCGCGGTGGTCGTCCTGCCGCGCACGGTCGAACAGGTCCAGCACGTCATGCGCACCGCCACGCAGCTGCGCGTCCCGGTCGTCCCGCAGGGCGCCCGCACGGGCCTGTCGGGCGGGGCCAACGCCTCCGAGGGCTGCATCGTGCTGTCGCTGACGAAGATGGACCGGATCCTGGAGATCAGCCCCGTCGACCGCATCGCGGTGGTCGAGCCCGGAGTCGTCAACGCGACCCTCTCCCGCGCGGTGGGCGAACACGGTCTCTACTACCCGCCGGACCCCTCCAGCTGGGAGATGTGCACGATCGGCGGCAACATCGGCACGGCGTCGGGCGGCCTGTGCTGCGTGAAGTACGGGGTGACGGCCGAGTACGTCCTCGGCCTGGACGTCGTGCTGGCGGACGGGCGGCTCATGAGCACCGGCCGGCGCACGGCGAAGGGGGTCGCCGGGTACGACCTGACCCGGCTGTTCGTCGGCTCCGAGGGCTCGCTCGGCATCGTCGTACGGGCGATCCTGGCCCTCCGGCCGCAGCCGCCGCAGCAGCTGGTGCTGGCCGCCGAGTTCGCCTCCGCGGCCGCCGCCTGCGACGCCGTCTGCCGGATCATGGCGGGCGGCCACGTCCCGTCGCTCCTCGAACTCATGGATCGTACGACGGTGAAGGCCGTCAACGACCTGGGCCACATGGGCCTGCCGGAGACGACGGAAGCGCTGCTGATGGCCGCGTTCGACACACCCGACCCGGCCGCCGACCTCGCCGCGGTCGGCGAGCTGTGCGAGGCCGCGGGCGCCACCCAGGTGGTCCCGGCCGACGACGTGGCCGAGTCCGAACTGCTGCTGCAGGCACGGCGGCTGTCGCTCACCGCCCTCGAGGCGGTCAAGGGCACGACGATGATCGACGACGTGTGCGTGCCCCGGTCGAGGCTCGGCGACATGCTCGAGGGTGTCGCGCGGATCGCCGAGAAGTACCAGCTCACCATCGGGGTCTGCGCGCACGCGGGCGACGGCAACACACATCCCACGGTCTGCTTCGACGCGCAGGACCCCGACGAGTCCCGGCGCGCCCGCGAGTCCTTCGACGAGATCATGGCCCTCGGTCTGGAACTCGGCGGCACGATCACCGGCGAGCACGGCGTGGGCGTGCTGAAGAAGGAGTGGCTGGCGCGCGAGATCGGCCCGGTGGGGGTGGAGATGCAGCGGGCGGTCAAGCAGGTCTTCGACCCGCTGGGCATCCTGAACCCGGGCAAGCTGTTCTGA